The nucleotide sequence atactctcttttattaattatttttttcatttatgtcCTGAAGAAAGGCGAATGGTAATCCTAGATCAGCTTGtcgtagatgtgattctttctttGCAAATTTGGTTTGTGGGCAAACTTGAACTGTTTCCTATATAAATGATGCAAATTTGCTTTCATAATAATAACTAACTGAAAACTTATTCAGGGCATATTACATTTTGAGTCTTAAAGTTATCTATAAAGTGTATATAAATGTTAACAGAGATGAgaatttgaggcctctatttcacATAGTTTTCGAGACAATCGACTTTAAGGCCTTTAAAATCTCTATAGGCTTGAAATATGGAAATTTTCActtgaatacaaaaaaaaagattgagaAAAAGTACCTGAAAAATTTTGAGGACTTTTGATAAttccaaaacaaatattttatttatttttttgtaattgcaATTGTAATTACAATCTATTATAACAGCGAGATAAGTatatatttcctgaaaattaCATTTGGCATAAGCTCTGTAGTAGATATGTATAGGGCGGCTAGGGGAAGCGTCTTTAAGATAAAATTCTTTAAACCAATATTAAACGGTTTAAtcttaaaactttttttgaaatccaTTGTCAAGATTTACCGAAAATTAATGTAAccgattttttgaaattttgcacatttctaGTTTTGGGATGATTtaatgaacgaaggattttcaTTTCCTTTGATCATCACTTTTTTACAGTACGAAACTTGACGAACTGATTTTCAGTGCTATATGAGGTAGTTAGTACTTTTAGTGGTTCTTccaaattttagtttttagatCTTCTGCCTGCAAAATTCGTcagtaattgattttttttgtaattttataagacaaaaattttatttttaaatttgttaaataattttaatatcttAGCTTTCCCTTTTACCATTAATTGCATTAAGATCTTAAGtgtattaaattcaattttttcagaaaatttgttaATACGCTTTTGGATAGATCTCCGATGGTTTCTGTTTTTTTCACTACATTTTTAATCCAGGGTAGATGTGAAATAATATTTGTGTAGAAACCTGTGGCATTTTTGCGCCCACAGCCATATCCCAAAGAAACTATACCATAAACTACATACTGTCCATCCTTTTCGTGCACCTTTGAGatgaaaaaattatgatatataaattaaagtttttttaaaatcatcttGAATTCTTACAAGAGGTCCTCCGCTGTCCCCTTTGCAACTGTCAGAATTCTCAGCTTTTGCGCAGAAATTGTCTTTCTTTGAAAAGGTCTTCTCAGCCTTGGATTTTCCGCACATTTTATTGTTAGGAATATTGACATATGCTTCCTGGAGTTCacaacttttatttttatcttcgGAGGTGGCTCCAAATCCAATAATAATTCCTTTTTTTGGAAGTTTATCATCTTTTGGGAGGCAAACAATagtatttcttatttttttctcaagccTAATAACAGCAATATCACAGAGCTCTTTTTCTTCAGTGAATacattatttgaattaaatcCCGGATGAATAATTACACGATCTTGTTTAATTACTTTATTGCCTTTGTCCTTGCagacatttttaatgttaaataggATTACGTACTCGTTCTTCCAATATTTTTCGTCTTTTTCTGTGCTAAAAGTAAACAAAATTAAGgaataaaatttagatttttatttagAGACACTAGCCAAATAAGTTTACGTGTAGCAATGTGCGGCTGTTAAAACATGTTGCTTAGTTATTAGTGAACCTCCGCAAAATCCATATTCTTCTTTAGGTTTCTTGAGAAGTACAAACCAGGGATATTCttcttttgcttttttaccaccaAAAATTCTCAAACCGGATTTTGAGCTTACGATACCGCATTTAGAGGACTCGTAAGGGTATGAAATCCCAACAATAAAAAATGGCTTATTCATGTTAAACATCGCATCAACAAGTTGTAGAATATTAAGGACATCAAAcagcaaaataaaatgaaatattaaaagatatttttgacaGATTACTAAATACATTTCTTCAAAGTTTCAATCTCACTGACTAAGACCTAGGAGTCCTTTAGTTTGTTGCTTATATATTTTCGAACTAATGCACGACTTCATTATAGTGTAAATGCATTTTTGCACTGAGTTCatctttaaaagtttttccCAGATTCTAAAGTTATTTAGAATTTCCTCAACagttttatgattttcttaATGGAATTTGAGGTAATTTTGCTGTACTAGAATTGTGttgtataattaaatttcagatATGGCTTTTTTTTATGCTTACATGGTGATGCCACCTTACCTGGTCCAttgcaaaatttctcaatttgtaaaaagaatttacaatattaatttcaatattcaagtaaaaataaaatatttattttttatatcaatttttttcaatattgaatttacattttttcttgGCTTTAAAGATTGTGTCATTATTTacgaatattaatattttatccgATCTTCGGTTGATTCAATTGTTTAGCGTCGTTGCCCAAAAGGTATCCTTCAAGAATTGTTGTGAAATGATCCTGTTGATTACATATAATTTCTTCCAATTTGAGGAAAATGTCCAAATATTTCAGTACTATTGGAGATTCTGTTTCTAAGAAATCCTTCATCAAGTACAAAATCCGGTAGATATGGGAACGTTTTTGGAGACTTTTCCCTACTACCAATATCCCTAGTAATTCGGAAACGCGAGAATCTCTGGTTGTCTCTTCTTTTACCATTAAATACACCACCAAAAGAGGGTAGTACAGAAAGTATTGAAGATGGTCTTATTCTATCAATAATACCGCTAATACCACTATGAATGTTCTGTATCCAAAAACCATTCTTATGGACATTACTCCCAATATTACCAATAATTGGTGCAATCATTTTTGGTATACCAAAAGTGATTTTTCCAATGAGTGGTGTAGCATTGTTTTTTAGTATCTCACAATAGCATATACCGCCTATCGCTGAATTATTGATGGAAAGTTTAAGCTGAAGTAAATTCATAAGCTGACTTCGTACAATAACCATGATTGAATGGAATATATATAGAAGTTTTATACATATGTAGAAACCTTTTAAAAGGGCAAGTCCAAATACAACACAAGTCATGATTTCACAGAACCTTTCAAGTTAactattttaatattgtttaaaatttttcttttatatatttatttcccACTAAATGCAAATTTATCTCAGAGTTTCATTTGAGTAAAACCTATGAAGagtggaagtttttttttttaatttgcatataaataaaaattaacttaCAGTCAATTTAAAGGTAAATTATTGTTTCAAGAGTTTAGTTATGTGAAAGCGCctttatttgcaaatttttataagtatattttattaaatataagtTACATATACATATTtgcgaaataaaattttgaaaatgtataggggaaactgcaGTAGTAGTAAATATGGAGTGGCtgcaaacactgcaatttttttaattagaaattagatcatcaaaggacgaaacttctattaattcatagatactttagggatccttgtccactgaagaaatgaatAATCAATCCAAATCCAAGTATTCTAGATATAACATGTAAGTCACAATTTGTAACTTTCCAttatttgatttgattttttaatttgtttattttcatctctgttttttccttaaaaataatatatactaaaatttcttcGAAATCGCTCCATAAACACGAATAAAGGTTCGGTCAATATATTTTTAGTTATAGATCCGGTCAgcaacatcgagggaggagtgcgacccattattggaaaggtctcgacatcagctacaacatactaaaatttaaagaaaaagcattgtgaagataattaaattaaaccGAGGGAttattctttatcaatttcgcgaCGGAGCCACCAACTCGTTTATTCTAGAACTCGCGGGAAACTTGTCTTTACCCATTGGAAGGCTAACCCCTGCTCAACCCAAACGCACTCGGTAACGATTCACGATAGACTGCAAGAAATTGACGTGCGCATAGCCCTCCTCAAGACGTTACACCTAGAGTAACGACTTCTATTCCAACCATCATATACGAGGGTAATttcaaaaaacgatttttcgattaatcggaactttgattaaatcggatgaagttgGGGTGCCAGAAGGATTGTAGTAACTTCACGAGAGCTGTCCAAAAGgctaaaatttatcaaattctaacaacaagaaccggagatatgaccatatgaaaattcaattaaatagctcgggtcaaggggGCCAGGGGGTCTTATTTTTTTAAGGCCCAGttataacataataaaatttgagatcgatcgatgtcatatgggctgagttattgagaaaacaaaattttctatgttggGAGTTGATCTGACATCATCAGCTTTTAGcggcccatcgacatttaacctttgccgaaaaccgcttgtggATATTtttctccgttctctctccggAAGTGGTTTTACGACGGATGGGATGTCcactaaaatcaatttttagcgCGTATGATATTCGTGGCCTATGAGTGTCagaacgtgtagatccaaaatttgagcccgatctgaCTAGGTCagatttcacctcggaccacagaagctgagattgtaaagaatctcagctaataatTTCTAGAGcctattaaatatttgaaattaaaaaaaacgttattagaaattatttctAGTTTAGTTAtacttttcaatataaaaaactTTGATTTAAAtcctaaaagggacagataatcctaaccggcttatgtaggtgagattcttaacgtgagctaactcggagtgcatgcaaattcgatttagagctgaagttgggagacgccattcagttatcttgaatcaaattcgtgaaattatacaaattttgtatttaaaccaaaatatcaaggatttggatgaactgacagaaaagtgatatatgggtgaaatgtagaccagaatgttctctataattttctcatagaacatgatctcatcgattactcagaagccaagataagcgaggttttttgtttcttaactcgttttttcatccagagttccccaagtagtcatttgttgaacttcaactatatcaaagaattgttgtattttgcgggactttccatttaaacccctattttaagtgtcttggtggagtagaggcagtcaaattggcatctgagtgatttcaaagcgttattatgggaaaaatcaattttttcacacttaaacggcaaaatcggagtgatagcgtagtctgagtggaaaatgatgtatggacgaaatgtagagacaaatgtgctctacaattatgtcgaagtaatcatcaaaatcggttcagcgacagtcgagataattgaggttatgtgatattgaaattggtttttcgactgtggcgcccctggtgttggtcccacgaagttcaaatattctagaaagttgtagcatttggtgagatctttcgtttaagccctcattcatcaaaatcggtcacatagaaccggagatatgattttttgaatgttgtgaactttgacccctcatatctccggttctattaaaaccacagcgcacatacgcaccattttggaaacgtcctagactggactacaacatactaaaatttcattaacttgcacaatgccgtttttgagaaaagtgactttgaatttcgatgaattttgacgctatcacagcgccacctgtggtgactttttgaacttccatctgaaagtgctcatcgggacgaaaccaaaaaggtaaaatttaggtcaataTGTTAAttggaaccggagatagaggccggtcaatattcgaaatttgaccccttatagctcgggtcaggggttatggatcgacttaagtatttttttgtttgataggtataatcaaaggctacaacgtactaaaatttcagcccgattgcataaggaatttttgagttatttaacttataagatttaaaaattttctttttaaaaaaagcgcccctagcggtggttttatgaacttgcgatgttagaaggggaagtggcatttcacgagagctttccaaaaagccctcactttttaaattctgacaattagaaccggagttatggccattttaagaaaatttttttggacccttatagctcgggtcaggggggtcgggggaccttaagtttggtactgatggaaagctctaaggcccagctataacatactaaaatttgagcccgctcgatgccatagtggcggagctattgagaaaacaaaaaaaggggggtcttcaaaatggcggaaggaggggtggggggtggggggtcaatgcaccaagttgcaattttcatacgatatttaacctttgccgaaaaccgcaagtcgatatcttttttagtttaggagctattaagctccaaagagcggccggacggccggccggccggccgggaacgtaacttagccccccatatattcgtgatcaggaagtggcgaaacacattttggccaagtttgagcgcgatcggacgacatgaaattttgttaggattatagtaggtgagattgttaagaatctcacctaatatatatgTGGTACTTCGGGGAAAGACACACCAGCGGGCTTCGAAATGATTTTGGGTCTCATTTACGTTTCCACTAATCTAATGCCTATTGTACTTAAAATGctataggagaaactggggcaccaccaaaaaaggggtagcactaaacactaatttttatttctaaactacttgggctatctcgaccatttcttcaatggacaagcatcccttgtcctcagaagtcgaatatttgattaaaaaatcgcagtgtttggtgctatcccgtgtttgatggtgctCCAATTCCCCTATTATTGGAATTGCACCCTGTTCCCCATTCACCATaagtttacacttttttttttaaaaaccacTCATAAGTGAGAACCTGCCATTTCGACCTATTAACTTCTAGATTAACTACTAACTGACCTACCATTCCATTTTCATACCTGAAGAAGAAGCCGCccagctccgaaacgttggcgAAGAATAAGGGGGAAAATTTAATAGGTAGAAACGATCAAAACTCTGtgttttcatttctgaaaacaACTATTGGCCGAAAACCACAAAAGGAACCGTTAATGTTATAcatatttttcctttatttaaataataatagttTTGATATTAGCAAAAATAAGCATTCTGCGGTGATTcgttatttatattaaataattttaaatttatgagaTATCTAAAAATTCCTTTTTGGAGTCAGATTCACGGTAGATAGACGTTATTATGTTTTAGtggtttaagaattttttaatttggtGATGTGGGATTTTCCGGCACTTCCTCTGTTGGCTCCGGTTTGTCTCCTGATGTAGGTTGCAATGTCTCGTTATTTGATGATTCTGTAGTAGGACATTTTTCCGATGATTGTGGTGTTTCGTTTGTGGGTGCCGGTGAACTTTCGGTTGGTTGTTCGCTAGAGAGGCTAGAGAAATCAGGTGGATTTTCGGTTGTTGGTTTCATTGGATTTTGATGTGGTGGTTTTTTTGCAGGCGTCACAGGATTCCCGTTTGTTGATTTTGGTGGTTTATTTGATGGCCCTGGCATAGGTTTCGGTGTTGGTTTGTTTGAAGGCTCTTTCATTGGTTTTGGTGGTTTCTTTGAAGACCCTTTCATTGGTTTTGGTGGTTTTGCTGAAGGCCCTTTCATTGGTTTTGGTGGTTTGAAAGaaggcaattttattgattttggtaGTTTGATAGAAGGCCATTTTATTGGTTTTGGTGGTTTGATAGaaggcaattttattgattttggtaGTTTGATAGAAGGCCATTTTATTGGTTTTGGTTTTTTCGGTTTTATCATTGATATGATGTTTGGTAGTTTTGGTTCCTGTGTAAGCGGAAGTGCTGATgttgaaatataatttattgatGATATCGGCGTTGACATATCACTCGAGAGCACAGGAGTCGACATAGTTGACATGGGTCTAGTGGATAGTATTGCACCTGGTATCGGTAGGCTCACTATATTTGATATACTAAGACAAATACTACCAACAAGGGGTAGAGAAATTTTTGGAATACCGACAGCAACACTGCTAATTGTTGGTATGATATGAGTCAAAATCCCACAATCGCAATCTTTGTTTATTACATGCGATATATTCAATTTAAGGTAATATAGAAGCATTAGATTTTGACGAATAAGCACCATTATCATCTGGACAAAGTCCATCACTGTAATGGAAATAAAATAAGTCTGCGAAAGTATTGCTGCTAAAGCGAAACACATTTTTGTATAGAGAACAAAATGCACTGTTGTAAGATCCTTTTAGAGTTTTCTTTATATTCTTTGTTTAGATGATATTGCTTAG is from Phlebotomus papatasi isolate M1 chromosome 1, Ppap_2.1, whole genome shotgun sequence and encodes:
- the LOC129798412 gene encoding coagulation factor X-like, translated to MYLVICQKYLLIFHFILLFDVLNILQLVDAMFNMNKPFFIVGISYPYESSKCGIVSSKSGLRIFGGKKAKEEYPWFVLLKKPKEEYGFCGGSLITKQHVLTAAHCYTTEKDEKYWKNEYVILFNIKNVCKDKGNKVIKQDRVIIHPGFNSNNVFTEEKELCDIAVIRLEKKIRNTIVCLPKDDKLPKKGIIIGFGATSEDKNKSCELQEAYVNIPNNKMCGKSKAEKTFSKKDNFCAKAENSDSCKGDSGGPLVHEKDGQYVVYGIVSLGYGCGRKNATGFYTNIISHLPWIKNVVKKTETIGDLSKSVLTNFLKKLNLIHLRS
- the LOC129798198 gene encoding uncharacterized protein LOC129798198, giving the protein MKGPSAKPPKPMKGSSKKPPKPMKEPSNKPTPKPMPGPSNKPPKSTNGNPVTPAKKPPHQNPMKPTTENPPDFSSLSSEQPTESSPAPTNETPQSSEKCPTTESSNNETLQPTSGDKPEPTEEVPENPTSPN